One region of Streptomyces davaonensis JCM 4913 genomic DNA includes:
- a CDS encoding anti-sigma factor family protein has product MNTYGGYGAGGPGMSGPMGTQGSSGTNEHETVGAYALGILDDAEATAFEMHLATCEWCAQQLDELAGMEPMLAALADLPGSGTPAIGESLSAKPSPRLVNNLVDEVAERRAMTRRRSFYMVAAAAALIIGGPVVAIATTGDDGGTSTEAHGTSPAKEAFDVMSDRVSGRDASTKVTATVAMEPKAWGTHAVLELKNVTGPEKCSLIAVGKNGERETITSWSVPKWGYGIPNAKTEQAKQPLYVHGGAAFTPEEIERFEVMTFEGKRLVEVAV; this is encoded by the coding sequence ATGAACACATACGGGGGATACGGAGCAGGGGGTCCGGGTATGTCTGGCCCCATGGGAACGCAGGGCTCTTCGGGCACGAACGAGCACGAGACCGTAGGCGCCTACGCCCTCGGGATTCTCGACGACGCCGAAGCAACCGCTTTCGAAATGCATCTGGCGACCTGCGAATGGTGCGCCCAGCAGCTCGACGAGCTGGCCGGGATGGAGCCGATGCTGGCCGCGCTGGCGGACCTGCCGGGCTCGGGCACACCCGCCATCGGGGAGTCGCTCTCGGCGAAGCCGAGCCCGAGGCTGGTGAACAACCTCGTCGACGAGGTCGCCGAGCGCCGCGCGATGACCCGTCGCCGCAGCTTCTACATGGTCGCCGCCGCTGCCGCGCTGATCATCGGTGGCCCGGTCGTGGCCATCGCCACCACCGGCGACGACGGCGGCACCTCGACCGAGGCGCACGGCACCAGCCCCGCCAAGGAAGCCTTCGACGTCATGTCCGACCGGGTCTCCGGCCGGGACGCCTCCACCAAGGTCACCGCGACGGTCGCCATGGAGCCCAAGGCCTGGGGCACGCACGCCGTGCTGGAGCTCAAGAACGTCACCGGCCCGGAGAAGTGCTCCCTGATCGCCGTGGGCAAGAACGGCGAGCGCGAGACGATCACCTCGTGGTCCGTCCCGAAGTGGGGCTACGGCATCCCGAACGCCAAGACCGAACAGGCCAAGCAGCCGCTGTACGTACACGGCGGAGCGGCCTTCACGCCCGAGGAGATCGAGCGCTTCGAGGTCATGACCTTCGAGGGCAAGCGTCTGGTCGAGGTGGCCGTGTGA